Proteins encoded together in one Neobacillus sp. FSL H8-0543 window:
- the xseB gene encoding exodeoxyribonuclease VII small subunit, which translates to MNNDINSLTFEEALWEMEEVVEKLEEENVTLENSIDLYQKGMELFKVCNQKLTEAENKISKLVEENGEIKKVSVGK; encoded by the coding sequence ATGAATAATGATATTAATAGTTTAACATTCGAAGAGGCATTATGGGAAATGGAAGAAGTAGTGGAAAAACTAGAGGAAGAAAATGTTACTCTCGAGAACTCGATTGATTTATATCAAAAAGGAATGGAACTATTTAAAGTGTGCAATCAGAAGCTCACAGAAGCAGAAAATAAAATTTCTAAGTTAGTGGAAGAAAATGGAGAAATAAAGAAGGTAAGTGTAGGGAAATAA
- a CDS encoding ATP-dependent Clp protease proteolytic subunit: MKKTLVIEYFCDINNKLINQVIMEIEKAAVNGFERVVLLIASNGGDIDAGIKGYNYLKSMNGKIQIITYNVGFVESAAISLYCGGEERYAVPTSHFLIHQARNTYSDYTVNKIKNGIKLIKENNKRSISIIKDNVVQSNRKVLDAYYAGTTLSPIEAESWGLIKAQSNGVDDNYFKAIGSNYEYFSLYK, translated from the coding sequence ATGAAAAAAACCCTTGTAATTGAATACTTCTGTGACATAAATAATAAATTAATCAATCAAGTAATTATGGAAATTGAGAAGGCAGCAGTAAATGGATTTGAAAGAGTAGTTCTATTAATTGCTTCTAACGGAGGAGATATAGATGCCGGCATAAAAGGTTATAATTACTTGAAATCGATGAATGGAAAAATCCAGATTATTACTTACAACGTTGGATTTGTCGAATCTGCAGCTATTTCCTTATACTGTGGAGGTGAAGAGAGATACGCCGTACCAACTTCTCATTTTCTCATTCATCAAGCAAGAAATACTTACTCCGATTACACAGTGAATAAGATAAAAAATGGAATTAAACTGATCAAAGAAAATAATAAAAGAAGTATTTCGATTATAAAAGACAATGTAGTACAAAGTAATCGTAAAGTTTTGGATGCCTATTATGCTGGTACAACTTTATCCCCTATAGAGGCTGAAAGTTGGGGATTGATCAAAGCACAATCGAATGGGGTAGATGATAATTACTTTAAAGCTATTGGTTCTAACTACGAATATTTTAGCCTATACAAATAG
- a CDS encoding exodeoxyribonuclease VII large subunit: MATSINGTIYTVSSITEAIKNVIDNKKEFHEVSIQGEISNLNTHSGHMYFTLKDKNSKLSAVMFNGNNKHLTFDPKDGQEVIVEGKITVY; the protein is encoded by the coding sequence TTGGCAACTTCAATTAATGGAACGATCTATACCGTGAGTTCAATTACTGAGGCAATAAAAAATGTAATAGATAATAAAAAGGAATTTCATGAAGTAAGTATTCAGGGTGAAATCTCGAACCTAAATACCCATTCCGGCCACATGTACTTTACATTAAAAGACAAAAATAGCAAACTTAGTGCAGTAATGTTTAATGGGAACAATAAACACTTAACATTTGACCCAAAGGATGGCCAAGAGGTAATAGTTGAAGGGAAAATTACGGTATATTAA
- a CDS encoding DUF2779 domain-containing protein, with product MKSSTRMKAKFLDDLAIQAFVLQNNLPIKSVNFVYLNKGYAREDELDLYSLFTIADVTEETTTLQPTVDKDIVTMKSIVGKRSYKYDIGNHCEKYGKDDNPCIFVNQCWSHIPNYSVFNLARIGKKKFDLFQNGIIKIENIPDEYKLTKTQQIQVTALKDNKDIINKAEITEFMSKFYSPLYFLDFETFQQPIPLFKGIKPYQQIPFQYSLHILEDESSPEEHREFLATAGKDPRRELAEKLVEDIPLDVCSIVYNQKFEKMVLKNLAESFPDLADHLMNIHDNIVDLMIPFEKKWVYRNKMKGSSSIKNVLPALLPGIAELEYNNLTIQNGSMAMEVYETLHLRTPDEIETIRKDLLSYCKLDTLAMVRLWQKIAELSQDD from the coding sequence GTGAAATCTTCAACACGTATGAAGGCAAAGTTCCTGGATGATCTTGCGATTCAAGCTTTTGTGCTTCAAAACAATCTACCTATTAAAAGTGTCAATTTTGTCTACCTCAACAAGGGTTATGCTAGAGAAGATGAGCTTGATTTATATTCACTTTTTACCATTGCTGACGTTACTGAGGAAACCACAACACTACAACCGACAGTAGACAAAGATATTGTTACGATGAAAAGCATCGTAGGAAAACGCAGCTATAAATATGATATTGGTAACCACTGCGAGAAATATGGGAAAGATGATAATCCGTGCATTTTTGTAAACCAATGCTGGAGTCACATTCCAAATTATTCTGTATTTAACCTTGCTAGAATAGGGAAGAAAAAATTTGATTTGTTTCAAAATGGAATAATAAAAATTGAAAATATCCCAGATGAATACAAATTAACTAAAACACAACAAATTCAAGTAACTGCTCTAAAAGATAATAAGGACATAATTAATAAAGCTGAAATCACAGAATTTATGTCAAAATTCTACTCTCCTTTATATTTTCTGGATTTTGAGACCTTCCAGCAGCCCATCCCATTATTTAAAGGGATAAAACCATATCAACAAATACCTTTTCAATATAGTCTACATATATTGGAAGATGAAAGTTCTCCTGAAGAACATAGAGAGTTTCTTGCAACAGCTGGGAAAGATCCAAGGAGAGAGCTTGCTGAAAAATTAGTAGAAGATATTCCACTTGATGTTTGTTCTATCGTCTATAATCAGAAATTTGAAAAAATGGTCCTAAAAAACTTGGCGGAATCCTTTCCAGATTTGGCAGATCATTTGATGAACATTCATGATAATATCGTAGATTTAATGATTCCATTTGAGAAGAAGTGGGTCTATAGGAACAAAATGAAGGGTAGTTCTTCTATAAAAAATGTTCTACCTGCACTACTTCCTGGAATTGCAGAGCTCGAATATAATAATTTAACTATTCAAAATGGTTCGATGGCAATGGAGGTATATGAAACTTTACATTTACGAACTCCAGATGAGATCGAAACAATACGTAAAGACCTACTTTCATATTGTAAACTCGATACATTAGCTATGGTGCGATTATGGCAAAAAATAGCCGAACTCAGTCAGGATGATTGA